In a genomic window of Streptomyces koelreuteriae:
- a CDS encoding carboxymuconolactone decarboxylase family protein: protein MPKQSAPRELADIAPKLVEVTDEVLFADVWERPGLSPRDRSLVTVSVLAALYRGEQLGYHLGVALDNGLSTEELSEAITHLAFYAGWPNAMTAITRLKQITDARDA, encoded by the coding sequence ATGCCGAAGCAGTCCGCACCCCGGGAGCTGGCCGACATCGCGCCGAAGCTCGTCGAGGTCACCGACGAGGTCCTGTTCGCCGACGTCTGGGAACGCCCCGGACTGTCCCCGCGCGACCGCAGCCTGGTGACCGTGAGCGTGCTGGCCGCCCTGTACCGCGGCGAGCAGCTCGGCTACCACCTCGGTGTGGCCCTGGACAACGGCCTGAGCACCGAGGAGCTGTCCGAGGCGATCACGCACCTGGCCTTCTACGCGGGCTGGCCCAACGCGATGACGGCGATCACCAGGCTCAAGCAGATCACCGACGCGCGAGACGCCTGA
- a CDS encoding (R)-mandelonitrile lyase — protein MEHITDTPTLKAPAERFTGDVYLNMIETPTEPAHLAAALVRFTPGARTHWHSHALGQVLHITDGIGLVGTRDGDVIRVRAGETVKCPPNEEHWHGATDINLLAHIAIVTGDPTGDGTTWLERVTDEEYATALGK, from the coding sequence ATGGAACACATCACCGACACCCCCACCCTCAAGGCCCCGGCCGAGCGCTTCACCGGCGATGTCTACCTCAACATGATCGAGACCCCGACGGAACCGGCCCACCTGGCCGCCGCCCTGGTCCGCTTCACCCCCGGCGCCCGCACCCACTGGCACTCCCACGCCCTCGGCCAGGTCCTGCACATCACCGACGGCATCGGCCTCGTCGGCACCCGGGACGGCGACGTCATCCGTGTCCGCGCCGGCGAGACCGTCAAGTGCCCCCCGAACGAGGAACACTGGCACGGCGCCACCGACATCAACCTGCTGGCCCACATCGCCATCGTCACCGGCGACCCGACCGGCGACGGCACGACCTGGCTGGAGCGGGTGACGGACGAGGAGTACGCGACGGCCCTGGGAAAATGA
- a CDS encoding DinB family protein, with product MTTPPRLAPLLDQFDFARERLVGRMAGPVMDSGDGTDTKVDAMTDEEYLWEPVPDCWSVRRRVDGPGPRATLLAGTGDWGRDAASYPHPWPPPFTTIAWRLSHLSEMLTLRADHTAGTHTLTRDDHPVAGDTAAALTAFAAGAEAWRKALLNADDTALDTTGYCTYPHGSDPEEPFLDIIWWVNQELLHHGAEIALLRDLYRARHR from the coding sequence ATGACGACACCGCCCCGCCTGGCTCCGTTGCTGGACCAGTTCGACTTCGCACGCGAGCGTCTCGTCGGGCGCATGGCAGGGCCCGTCATGGACAGCGGCGACGGGACGGACACCAAGGTCGACGCCATGACCGACGAGGAATACCTCTGGGAACCGGTGCCCGACTGCTGGTCGGTGCGGCGGCGTGTGGACGGGCCCGGGCCGCGCGCGACTCTCCTGGCCGGTACCGGCGACTGGGGCCGCGACGCCGCCTCCTATCCGCACCCCTGGCCCCCGCCCTTCACCACCATCGCCTGGCGCCTGAGCCACCTCAGCGAGATGCTGACCCTGCGCGCCGACCACACCGCCGGCACCCACACCCTGACCCGCGACGACCACCCCGTCGCCGGAGACACCGCAGCGGCGCTCACCGCCTTCGCCGCCGGCGCCGAGGCCTGGCGAAAGGCCCTGCTGAACGCGGACGACACGGCCCTCGACACCACCGGGTACTGCACCTACCCCCACGGCAGCGACCCGGAAGAGCCGTTCCTCGACATCATCTGGTGGGTCAACCAGGAACTGCTCCACCACGGCGCCGAAATCGCCCTGCTGCGCGACCTCTACCGCGCCCGACATCGCTGA
- a CDS encoding ATP-binding protein: MVDFVGRRQELAALERELQKVAAGMGGERPGRCVMLRGRRRVGKSRLVERFAERSGAPFLFYAATGATPRDDLARLVRDAEVSTLPMARLVTAARPESWDAAFDVLAAALPADRASVLVIDEVPYLMDADGAFEGMLQRAWDRVLESKPVLLVLIGSDLSMMEALNSYGRPFHQRGREMVLGPLNPAEVGRMLGLDPAAAFDAALVTGGLPLICAEWPRGAGLWDFLGEALTDPVSALLVSAERSLAAEFPPQAQARTVLAAIGSGERTFTNIARAAGGIGATPLQRALELLTDKRIVAAELPVSLRPSKDRRYRVADPYLRFWLHLLGPAIEEIERGRGDLTLARIRENWTSWRGRAVEPLVREALARILPDDRLPAAPAVGGYWTRTNDVEIDIVGADRAPIAKELLFVGSIKWLEHSPFDRHDLAALHRHRAALTGEPVPVVAVSRSGVDCSGLDAAYGPDDLLTAWPL, translated from the coding sequence GTGGTGGACTTTGTGGGTCGTCGGCAGGAGCTGGCCGCACTGGAGCGAGAGCTGCAGAAGGTGGCGGCAGGGATGGGCGGGGAGCGGCCCGGTCGGTGCGTGATGCTGCGTGGGCGGCGCCGGGTGGGCAAGTCGCGGCTGGTCGAGCGGTTCGCGGAGCGTTCCGGGGCTCCGTTCTTGTTCTACGCGGCGACAGGTGCGACCCCGAGGGATGATCTGGCACGGCTCGTCCGGGACGCCGAGGTGTCGACGCTGCCGATGGCACGGCTCGTGACCGCCGCACGGCCGGAGAGCTGGGACGCCGCGTTCGACGTGCTGGCCGCGGCGCTGCCCGCCGACCGGGCGAGTGTGCTGGTCATCGACGAAGTGCCGTACCTGATGGACGCCGACGGCGCCTTCGAGGGGATGTTGCAACGGGCCTGGGACCGGGTGCTGGAGAGCAAGCCCGTGCTGCTGGTCCTCATCGGCTCCGATCTGTCGATGATGGAGGCACTGAACAGCTACGGACGCCCCTTTCACCAGCGCGGCCGGGAAATGGTGCTGGGACCGCTGAACCCTGCCGAGGTGGGGCGGATGCTCGGGCTGGATCCGGCGGCGGCCTTCGACGCCGCACTGGTCACCGGCGGGCTGCCGCTGATCTGCGCGGAGTGGCCGAGAGGAGCAGGCCTGTGGGACTTCCTCGGTGAGGCGTTGACCGACCCCGTCTCGGCCCTGCTGGTGTCGGCCGAGCGCTCGCTGGCTGCCGAATTCCCTCCACAGGCTCAGGCGCGTACGGTGCTGGCGGCCATCGGCAGTGGTGAGCGGACCTTCACCAACATCGCCCGTGCAGCCGGCGGAATCGGGGCCACGCCCCTGCAGCGGGCGCTGGAGCTGCTTACGGACAAGCGGATCGTGGCCGCGGAGCTGCCCGTATCGCTGCGTCCGTCGAAGGACCGCCGCTACCGGGTGGCAGATCCCTACCTGCGGTTCTGGCTGCACCTGCTCGGCCCGGCCATCGAGGAGATCGAGCGGGGGCGGGGCGACCTGACCCTGGCGCGCATCCGGGAGAACTGGACCAGTTGGCGCGGCCGAGCCGTCGAGCCCCTTGTCCGCGAGGCCCTGGCGCGGATTCTGCCCGATGACAGGCTGCCCGCGGCCCCCGCAGTGGGCGGCTACTGGACCCGTACCAACGACGTCGAGATCGATATCGTCGGGGCGGACCGCGCTCCCATCGCCAAGGAACTGCTCTTCGTCGGCTCCATCAAGTGGCTGGAGCATTCGCCCTTCGACCGGCACGACCTGGCCGCTCTCCATCGACACCGGGCCGCCCTCACCGGCGAACCTGTTCCCGTCGTGGCGGTCTCGCGCAGCGGAGTCGACTGCTCGGGGCTCGATGCCGCCTACGGTCCTGACGACTTGCTGACCGCCTGGCCGCTGTGA